One genomic segment of Clostridium estertheticum subsp. estertheticum includes these proteins:
- a CDS encoding MYG1 family protein, with translation MMINENNIKTLGTHSGKFHADDVMATAILRLLLGDIKVIRTRDEEVLKKLDFVYDISLGEFDHHQLDKEIRENNIPYAASGLVWREFGSRVIQKFNSEFDEDDIISIFDYIDKTLVQGIDAIDNGIDSKSEFKVTSISDIIQNFNPTWDDDSSKDDAFEEAVGFAIVVIKRIISRQVSVIKARDIVNKGFENREVNEIMVLKNGCPWLQQLFKIDINSEVLFVISPGDNNAEYKIQTVKKTSGTFEARKDLVESIRGKSSEEINSIIKIDDAIFCHKAGFIASTKSLTSALKIAKLSI, from the coding sequence ATGATGATAAATGAAAATAATATTAAAACTTTAGGAACACATAGTGGCAAATTTCATGCGGATGATGTTATGGCTACAGCTATACTTAGATTATTATTAGGAGATATAAAGGTAATCAGAACAAGGGATGAAGAGGTACTTAAAAAATTAGATTTTGTTTATGACATATCTCTTGGGGAATTTGATCACCATCAGTTAGATAAAGAAATAAGAGAAAATAATATTCCATATGCCGCGTCAGGCCTAGTTTGGAGAGAGTTCGGTTCTAGAGTAATACAAAAGTTTAATTCCGAGTTTGATGAAGATGATATAATATCAATTTTTGATTATATTGATAAAACTTTAGTGCAGGGAATTGATGCTATAGATAATGGCATAGATTCTAAATCGGAATTTAAAGTAACTTCAATAAGTGATATTATACAAAATTTTAATCCTACATGGGATGATGACTCATCCAAAGATGATGCATTTGAAGAAGCGGTAGGATTTGCAATTGTTGTTATAAAACGAATAATAAGTAGACAAGTTTCTGTTATAAAAGCGAGAGATATAGTAAATAAGGGTTTTGAAAATAGAGAGGTTAATGAAATAATGGTTTTGAAAAATGGTTGCCCTTGGCTTCAGCAGCTATTTAAAATAGATATAAACAGTGAGGTATTGTTTGTTATTTCGCCTGGGGATAATAACGCGGAGTATAAGATCCAAACCGTAAAGAAAACTTCAGGGACTTTTGAAGCAAGAAAAGATTTAGTTGAGTCAATTAGAGGAAAATCAAGTGAGGAGATAAATTCAATAATAAAAATAGATGATGCTATCTTTTGTCACAAGGCAGGGTTCATAGCATCAACTAAAAGCCTCACGAGTGCTCTAAAAATAGCAAAATTATCAATTTAA
- the hfq gene encoding RNA chaperone Hfq → MSKFTNNLQDIFLNEARKTKMQVTLYLINGFQLKGNITGFDTFTVVLNCDEKQMMVYKHAISTITPLNPILLGSEEI, encoded by the coding sequence GTGAGCAAATTTACTAATAATCTGCAAGATATATTTTTAAATGAGGCAAGAAAGACTAAAATGCAAGTTACTTTGTATCTGATAAATGGTTTTCAATTAAAGGGAAATATAACTGGGTTTGATACGTTCACTGTAGTATTAAACTGCGACGAGAAACAAATGATGGTATATAAACATGCTATTTCTACGATAACTCCACTTAATCCAATATTACTAGGGAGTGAAGAGATTTAA
- the miaA gene encoding tRNA (adenosine(37)-N6)-dimethylallyltransferase MiaA, which produces MKDLFILAGPTGIGKTEISIKLAQELNGEIISADSMQIYKYMDVGSAKISFEEMRGIPHHLLDIIEPSVAFSVADFKERSEKAICDITDKNKLPMLVGGTGFYINSLIYNYSFADTNKDDSYREYLTKLAEENGKEYVHNLLRDIDEKTYNKLYPNDLKRVIRALEVYKVSGKPMSEFAKEQDILDIPYNVHYFVLNMDRQKLYNRINLRVDIMMKNNLVDEVIKLKKMGYNADMQSMKGIGYKEILYYLNDEISLNEAVEKIKQGSRNYAKRQLTWFRKDPRVNWINKDDFSSDDEIVDYIKSKLILLN; this is translated from the coding sequence ATGAAAGATTTATTTATTTTAGCAGGGCCTACAGGTATTGGCAAAACAGAAATATCTATAAAACTTGCACAAGAGCTAAATGGGGAGATTATATCAGCTGATTCAATGCAAATATATAAATATATGGATGTTGGATCTGCTAAGATTTCATTTGAGGAGATGAGGGGAATTCCTCATCATTTATTGGATATAATAGAGCCAAGTGTTGCTTTTAGTGTAGCCGATTTTAAAGAAAGATCAGAGAAGGCCATTTGCGATATAACTGACAAAAATAAACTCCCAATGCTCGTTGGTGGAACTGGGTTTTATATAAATTCTTTAATTTATAATTACAGTTTTGCTGATACAAATAAAGATGACTCATACAGAGAGTATCTTACAAAACTTGCAGAAGAAAATGGGAAAGAATATGTCCATAACTTACTTAGAGACATTGATGAAAAAACATACAATAAACTATATCCTAATGATTTGAAAAGAGTTATTAGAGCTTTAGAAGTATACAAGGTCAGTGGTAAACCTATGAGTGAGTTTGCAAAGGAGCAAGACATTTTGGATATTCCTTATAATGTACATTATTTTGTATTAAATATGGATAGACAGAAATTATATAATAGGATAAATTTACGCGTAGATATTATGATGAAAAATAATTTAGTTGATGAAGTTATAAAATTAAAGAAAATGGGCTATAATGCAGATATGCAGTCAATGAAGGGTATAGGTTACAAAGAGATATTATATTACTTAAATGATGAAATATCCTTAAATGAGGCTGTAGAGAAGATTAAACAAGGAAGTAGAAATTATGCTAAAAGGCAACTTACTTGGTTTAGAAAAGATCCAAGAGTAAACTGGATTAATAAAGATGATTTTAGTAGTGATGATGAGATTGTAGACTACATAAAGAGTAAATTAATCCTTTTGAATTAG
- the mutL gene encoding DNA mismatch repair endonuclease MutL: MRINILEVETSNKIAAGEVVERPSSVVKELVENSIDAGAKNITIEILEGGQKNIKVIDDGSGIHVDDIEKAFLPHATSKIKYVEDIYKIHSLGFRGEALPSIASVSRTLLNSRTKESPFGMEISQSSSDVLYIKEVGCNVGTTIEVKDLFFNVPARQKFLKSPQRESALISDILGRLALANNEISFKLSNNDKKVFSTFSSTQPRDTIRYIYGKEVADNITSFEKYNDVMSVHGYIGNALISRGSRNRQSIFVNKRYIKSGLITAAVENAFKSFLTINKFPFFVIFLDIFPEYIDINVHPQKTEIKFQEDKAIFKFVFDAVHTAIADSLRGNFDVTEDDNKNNDNNEKRNENENNSAKEVEKNTIKKDVYDFNRIIIDEKVKEELEKSVQIPIDFKYKRQNNENEASSFMESSYAHSSLPKVTSNSGSKFASGVQSTSENVKESGNINQETGEITTSNEVSRISKFPELRIIGQFNKTYIIGEAYNELYLIDQHAAHEKVLFETYKKEIKNAQVVSQILLVPTVIELSVDDYAYYSENVVVFNNTGFNIIEFGENTISIKEVPIILGKPDIKNLFNEILDNLKNMGSGETIQIKYTRIATLACKAAVKANNLLSDLEMNKLINDLRYIDEPFTCPHGRPTIIKITLNELEKKFKRIQ, from the coding sequence ATGAGAATTAATATATTAGAAGTTGAAACTTCGAATAAAATTGCTGCAGGTGAGGTGGTAGAACGGCCATCATCTGTAGTAAAGGAATTAGTTGAAAATAGTATAGATGCAGGTGCTAAAAATATTACTATAGAAATATTAGAGGGCGGTCAAAAAAATATAAAAGTAATTGATGATGGCTCGGGTATTCATGTGGATGATATAGAAAAAGCTTTTTTACCTCATGCTACTAGTAAAATAAAATATGTTGAAGACATATATAAAATACATTCATTAGGGTTTAGGGGAGAAGCATTACCGAGTATTGCTTCAGTATCTCGGACGTTATTGAATAGTAGAACAAAAGAGTCCCCATTTGGCATGGAAATATCTCAGTCATCGAGTGATGTACTATATATTAAAGAAGTTGGATGTAATGTTGGGACAACAATAGAAGTTAAGGACTTGTTTTTTAATGTACCAGCAAGACAAAAGTTTCTAAAATCACCACAAAGAGAATCAGCTTTAATATCGGATATTTTAGGAAGACTTGCCCTGGCTAATAATGAGATTTCTTTTAAATTGTCAAATAATGATAAAAAGGTATTTTCTACTTTTAGTTCTACGCAGCCTCGTGACACCATTAGATACATATATGGCAAAGAGGTTGCGGATAATATTACGAGCTTTGAAAAGTATAATGACGTAATGTCCGTACATGGGTATATTGGTAATGCTTTGATAAGTCGTGGAAGCCGTAATAGGCAAAGTATTTTTGTTAACAAAAGGTATATTAAAAGTGGTTTAATTACAGCTGCGGTGGAAAATGCTTTTAAATCTTTTTTGACTATTAATAAATTTCCGTTCTTTGTTATATTCTTAGACATTTTCCCGGAATATATAGATATAAATGTTCATCCACAGAAAACTGAAATTAAATTTCAAGAAGATAAAGCAATATTTAAGTTCGTTTTTGATGCAGTTCATACAGCCATTGCTGATAGTCTAAGAGGCAATTTTGATGTTACAGAAGATGATAATAAAAATAATGATAATAATGAAAAAAGAAATGAGAATGAAAATAATAGTGCAAAAGAAGTTGAAAAAAACACCATAAAAAAAGATGTTTATGATTTTAATAGAATAATTATAGATGAAAAAGTCAAAGAAGAACTGGAAAAGAGTGTTCAAATTCCAATAGACTTTAAATATAAAAGGCAAAACAATGAAAATGAAGCTTCTAGTTTTATGGAATCTTCTTATGCTCATTCAAGCCTTCCAAAAGTTACAAGTAATTCAGGCAGTAAATTTGCAAGTGGAGTGCAAAGCACAAGTGAAAATGTCAAAGAAAGTGGTAATATTAATCAGGAGACGGGTGAAATCACAACATCAAACGAAGTATCTAGAATTTCAAAGTTTCCGGAACTTCGAATTATAGGACAATTTAATAAAACTTATATAATTGGTGAGGCATATAATGAACTTTACTTAATTGATCAACATGCAGCTCATGAAAAAGTATTATTTGAGACATATAAAAAAGAAATTAAAAACGCCCAGGTGGTGTCTCAAATTTTATTAGTACCAACTGTAATAGAACTAAGCGTGGATGATTATGCTTATTATAGTGAAAATGTAGTTGTGTTTAATAATACTGGTTTTAATATTATTGAATTTGGAGAAAATACAATTAGTATAAAGGAAGTTCCTATAATACTCGGAAAACCAGATATTAAAAATCTTTTTAATGAGATATTAGATAACTTAAAAAATATGGGTAGTGGTGAAACAATACAAATTAAATATACTCGTATAGCAACGCTTGCATGTAAAGCAGCTGTAAAGGCTAATAATCTGTTATCAGATTTAGAAATGAATAAATTAATTAATGATCTAAGATACATTGATGAACCTTTTACTTGTCCACATGGAAGACCTACAATAATAAAAATTACACTTAATGAATTAGAAAAAAAGTTTAAAAGAATACAATAG
- the mutS gene encoding DNA mismatch repair protein MutS: MALTPMMIQYFEVKETCKDCILFFRLGDFYEMFFDDAQLAAKELELVLTGRDCGLEKRAPMCGIPHHAANIYVGRLIAKGYKVAICEQVEDPALAKGIVKREVIKIITPGTYTDSGFLEETKNNYIMSIYINKETDFCGLCFCDVSTGEFTCTETKLNIVTILDEISKFTPKEIIVSEDIADEILNVIKERFNVSYSAYPNDFFIIKNDKIIKNQFHNYSEKTFSQTLLSSISGLLSYIIDTQKKSLSHIDTLEYYDILDYVSLDVNSRRNLELTETLRDKTKKGSLLWVLDRTNTAMGARRLRKWLDQPLINKKMIDERLEAVEEIKNNTTTHEDLKDVLVDIYDIERLVGKISSKNVNAKELISLKNSIEKIPKVKSIISVLNSKLMNKIYLELDDLQDIHNILEKSIINSPAISIKEGNIIKEGFNGEIDELRLAKAHGKEWIATLESDEKRITGIKSLKVGYNRVFGYYIEVTKLNIPSIPEGRYIRKQTLSNAERYITPELKEMEDKILGAQDKLVNIEYEIFTGIREEIEKHIERMKNTAKLISEIDCLSSLASIALENNYTRPKINKKGILNIIGGRHPVVEKMMPTNTFIENDTYMDEKDNQLLLITGPNMAGKSTYMRQVALITIMAQMGSFVPCASADIPICDKIFTRIGASDDLAAGKSTFMVEMWEVSNILKNATNKSLVLLDEVGRGTSTYDGLSIAWSVIEYICKNTNLRSKTLFATHYHELTKLEGIIKGVKNYSVAVKKIENEIVFLRKIVPGGADESYGIEVAKLAGLPKGVINRANEILTSLEKNNASTEINFINKKPEKMDKSIKSSGKVNEENIVQKESAVTYEADIVQDEVTQISFTDIEKDNILKEIKNINILNLTPMDGFNKLYELVNRAKLLS; encoded by the coding sequence ATGGCATTAACTCCAATGATGATACAATATTTTGAAGTAAAGGAAACATGTAAGGATTGCATTTTATTTTTTAGGTTAGGTGATTTTTATGAAATGTTTTTTGATGATGCACAGCTTGCAGCAAAAGAACTCGAACTTGTGCTTACAGGGCGTGATTGTGGGCTTGAAAAAAGAGCACCTATGTGCGGAATACCACATCATGCAGCAAATATATATGTAGGAAGGCTAATTGCAAAAGGATATAAGGTTGCTATATGCGAACAAGTAGAAGACCCAGCGCTCGCTAAGGGGATCGTTAAAAGAGAAGTAATTAAAATAATCACTCCAGGAACTTACACTGATTCTGGGTTTTTAGAAGAAACTAAAAATAATTATATTATGAGCATATACATTAATAAAGAGACTGATTTTTGTGGTTTATGTTTTTGTGATGTATCAACAGGTGAATTTACTTGTACTGAGACGAAACTTAACATTGTTACCATATTAGATGAAATTTCAAAGTTTACACCAAAAGAAATTATTGTCTCAGAGGATATAGCTGATGAAATACTAAATGTTATAAAAGAAAGATTTAACGTGTCTTATTCTGCATACCCAAATGACTTTTTTATTATTAAAAATGATAAGATAATAAAAAATCAATTTCATAATTATAGTGAGAAAACTTTCTCACAAACTTTACTAAGTAGTATTTCAGGGTTACTTAGCTATATTATAGATACACAAAAAAAATCGCTTTCTCATATAGATACTTTAGAATATTATGATATTTTAGATTATGTAAGTTTAGATGTAAATTCTAGGAGAAACTTAGAGCTAACAGAAACTTTAAGAGATAAAACTAAGAAAGGTTCTTTATTATGGGTATTAGATAGAACTAATACTGCGATGGGAGCTAGAAGACTACGCAAGTGGCTGGATCAACCTTTAATAAACAAAAAGATGATAGATGAAAGATTAGAGGCTGTAGAAGAAATTAAGAATAATACAACGACCCATGAAGATTTAAAAGATGTACTTGTTGATATATATGATATAGAAAGGTTAGTTGGGAAAATTTCTTCGAAAAACGTCAATGCCAAAGAACTTATTTCTCTAAAAAACTCTATAGAAAAAATACCAAAAGTAAAATCAATTATATCAGTGTTAAATAGTAAATTAATGAATAAGATATATTTAGAATTGGATGATTTGCAAGATATACATAACATATTAGAGAAGTCTATTATAAACAGCCCAGCTATTTCCATTAAAGAAGGAAATATTATCAAGGAAGGTTTTAATGGCGAAATAGATGAGTTAAGGCTTGCTAAGGCTCATGGTAAGGAATGGATTGCTACCTTAGAAAGTGATGAAAAAAGAATAACTGGAATAAAATCACTAAAAGTTGGGTACAACAGAGTGTTTGGTTATTATATTGAAGTAACTAAATTAAATATTCCATCTATTCCAGAGGGTAGATATATAAGAAAACAAACCTTATCTAATGCAGAAAGATATATTACGCCTGAACTTAAGGAAATGGAAGATAAGATTCTTGGTGCACAAGATAAGCTAGTAAATATAGAATATGAGATATTTACAGGTATACGAGAAGAAATTGAAAAACATATAGAAAGAATGAAAAACACAGCGAAGCTAATATCAGAAATAGATTGTTTAAGTTCACTTGCTTCAATCGCTCTAGAAAACAATTATACCAGGCCTAAGATAAATAAAAAGGGGATTTTAAACATAATCGGCGGAAGACACCCTGTAGTTGAGAAAATGATGCCTACGAATACTTTTATTGAGAATGATACATATATGGATGAAAAGGATAACCAATTATTATTAATAACAGGGCCTAATATGGCAGGTAAATCTACATATATGCGTCAAGTAGCCTTAATAACTATAATGGCTCAAATGGGAAGTTTTGTTCCTTGTGCGTCTGCAGACATACCAATCTGTGATAAAATCTTTACAAGAATAGGAGCATCTGACGATCTTGCTGCAGGCAAAAGTACCTTTATGGTAGAAATGTGGGAAGTATCAAATATATTAAAAAATGCAACCAATAAAAGCTTAGTTTTACTTGATGAGGTAGGCAGAGGTACAAGTACTTATGATGGTCTAAGTATAGCTTGGTCAGTAATTGAGTACATTTGTAAAAATACTAATTTAAGGAGTAAAACTTTATTTGCAACGCATTATCACGAGTTAACAAAACTAGAAGGAATAATTAAGGGTGTTAAAAATTATTCTGTAGCCGTGAAGAAAATTGAAAATGAAATTGTATTTTTAAGGAAGATTGTACCTGGAGGAGCTGATGAGTCCTATGGTATTGAGGTAGCTAAACTTGCAGGATTACCAAAAGGTGTAATAAATAGAGCGAACGAGATCCTAACTTCACTAGAAAAAAACAATGCTAGTACGGAAATTAACTTTATTAACAAGAAACCTGAAAAAATGGATAAATCTATTAAGTCAAGCGGCAAAGTTAATGAAGAAAATATTGTGCAGAAAGAATCAGCTGTAACTTATGAAGCTGATATAGTGCAAGATGAGGTTACTCAAATAAGCTTTACAGATATAGAAAAAGATAATATATTAAAAGAAATTAAAAATATAAATATTCTTAATCTAACACCTATGGATGGTTTTAATAAGTTATATGAATTAGTTAACAGGGCAAAGTTGTTATCATGA
- the miaB gene encoding tRNA (N6-isopentenyl adenosine(37)-C2)-methylthiotransferase MiaB: MNETIKYYIETWGCQMNEEDSEKLSGMLIPAGYKKTLDKGSADIIIFNTCCVRENAEQKVDGNIGALKTMKKENPKLVIAVIGCMMQQDGMAKHIITKFPFVDIIIGTHNAYKFPEYLKRIQSGESSIVEIWDKEENIIEGIPIERENTLKGFVTIMYGCNNFCTYCIVPYVRGRERSRNPEDIINEITAMVGQGYKEITLLGQNVNSYGKGLTPEINFAQLLRKINKIENLERLRFMTSHPKDLSNEVIEVIAESDKICEHVHLPVQSGSSNLLNKMNRHYDREQYLELVKNIRNTIPNVGITTDIIVGFPGETEEDFAETLSLMEEVKFNLAFTYLYSKRKGTPADEMLDQVPEDVKHERFNRLVEVVNRNCAEKNKACVGKIVEVLVEGYSKKDESKLTGRTRNGKVVNFEGNGNVAGDLVSVLITDSHSFSLFGEEI, translated from the coding sequence ATGAATGAAACAATTAAATACTATATAGAAACATGGGGATGTCAAATGAATGAGGAAGATTCAGAAAAATTATCCGGTATGCTAATACCAGCGGGGTATAAAAAAACATTGGATAAGGGATCTGCTGATATAATTATATTTAATACTTGTTGTGTTAGAGAGAACGCAGAACAAAAGGTTGATGGAAATATTGGGGCTTTAAAAACAATGAAAAAAGAGAATCCAAAGCTTGTAATTGCAGTTATTGGATGTATGATGCAGCAAGATGGTATGGCAAAACATATAATTACTAAATTCCCATTTGTAGATATTATTATTGGAACTCATAATGCATATAAATTTCCAGAGTATTTAAAAAGAATACAGAGCGGAGAATCATCTATTGTTGAAATTTGGGACAAGGAAGAAAATATTATAGAAGGAATTCCAATAGAAAGGGAAAATACTTTAAAAGGTTTTGTTACAATCATGTATGGTTGCAACAATTTTTGTACTTATTGCATAGTGCCTTATGTAAGAGGACGCGAACGTAGTCGAAATCCCGAAGATATCATTAATGAAATAACAGCTATGGTTGGACAAGGGTATAAAGAAATAACCTTACTTGGTCAAAATGTTAACTCTTATGGAAAGGGATTAACTCCTGAAATAAATTTTGCTCAGTTACTTCGTAAAATTAATAAAATTGAAAATTTGGAGAGATTAAGATTTATGACGTCTCACCCAAAGGATTTATCTAATGAAGTAATAGAAGTTATTGCAGAAAGTGATAAGATTTGTGAACATGTTCATTTACCAGTACAATCAGGCTCATCTAATCTTCTAAATAAAATGAATAGACATTATGATAGAGAGCAATATTTGGAGTTAGTAAAAAACATTAGAAATACAATACCTAATGTAGGAATAACTACTGATATAATAGTTGGATTTCCAGGAGAAACCGAGGAAGATTTTGCAGAGACTCTAAGCTTAATGGAAGAGGTTAAATTTAATTTAGCGTTTACTTACCTTTACTCTAAAAGAAAGGGAACACCAGCAGATGAAATGCTAGATCAAGTACCAGAGGACGTTAAGCATGAGAGGTTTAATAGATTAGTAGAAGTTGTTAATAGAAATTGTGCAGAAAAAAACAAAGCATGCGTAGGGAAAATTGTAGAGGTACTAGTCGAGGGTTATAGTAAAAAAGATGAAAGTAAATTGACTGGTAGAACTAGAAATGGGAAAGTAGTGAACTTCGAGGGAAATGGCAATGTTGCCGGCGATCTTGTATCAGTGTTAATAACAGATTCACATTCTTTTTCACTTTTTGGTGAAGAAATATAA